A part of Citrifermentans bremense genomic DNA contains:
- a CDS encoding TrpB-like pyridoxal phosphate-dependent enzyme — MNTKFMLDESRIPKQWYNIIPDMPGPLHPVVNPQTLKPVTPEDMSAIFPMSLIEQEMSTERWIDIPEDVREKYRLWRPAPLFRARRLEQALQTPAKIYYKYEGVSPAGSHKPNSAIPQAYYNKQAGIRRLATETGAGQWGSSLSLACSMFGLECTIYMVKVSCTQKPYRKSMMQLWGATVIPSPSEFTNAGRSILAHDPNNLGSLGIAISEAVEDAATHDDTNYALGSVLNHVCLHQTVIGLEAKEQMELAGDYPDVVIACCGGGSNFAGLAFPFLSDRANGKKVRCLAVEPASCPTLTKGVYAFDYGDTAKLAPITMMYTLGHDFMPPGIHAGGLRYHGESALISQLYHAGEIEAKSYKQNACFEGALLFARSEGIVPAPESSHAVRAAIDEAVLAKEEGKEKTILFGLSGHGQLDMMAYDAYLSGALEDFEYPEEMIRQSLERLPKVSF, encoded by the coding sequence ATGAATACCAAGTTTATGCTCGATGAATCCCGCATCCCTAAACAGTGGTACAACATCATCCCCGACATGCCCGGGCCGCTGCATCCTGTCGTCAACCCGCAGACGCTTAAGCCCGTTACTCCCGAGGACATGAGCGCGATCTTCCCCATGTCGCTGATTGAACAGGAGATGTCTACCGAACGCTGGATCGATATCCCCGAAGATGTGCGCGAGAAGTACCGGCTCTGGAGACCGGCCCCGCTGTTCAGGGCCAGAAGGCTCGAGCAGGCGCTGCAGACACCGGCGAAGATCTACTACAAGTACGAGGGGGTCTCGCCCGCAGGCTCCCACAAGCCCAACTCCGCCATCCCGCAGGCCTACTACAACAAGCAGGCGGGGATCCGCAGGCTCGCCACCGAGACCGGTGCCGGGCAGTGGGGGAGCTCGCTCTCTCTGGCCTGTTCCATGTTCGGCCTGGAGTGCACCATCTACATGGTGAAGGTCTCCTGCACCCAAAAGCCTTACCGGAAGAGCATGATGCAGCTTTGGGGCGCGACGGTGATCCCGTCCCCCTCCGAGTTCACCAATGCCGGGCGCTCGATACTGGCGCACGACCCGAACAACCTGGGGAGCCTCGGCATCGCCATCTCCGAGGCGGTGGAGGACGCCGCCACCCATGACGATACGAACTACGCTCTGGGGAGCGTGTTGAACCACGTCTGCCTGCACCAGACCGTGATCGGGCTGGAGGCGAAGGAGCAGATGGAACTCGCCGGGGACTACCCGGACGTGGTCATCGCCTGCTGCGGCGGCGGCTCGAACTTCGCCGGGCTCGCCTTCCCCTTCCTCTCCGACCGCGCCAACGGGAAAAAGGTGCGCTGCCTTGCCGTGGAGCCCGCTTCCTGCCCGACCCTGACCAAGGGTGTCTACGCCTTCGATTACGGCGACACGGCGAAGCTCGCCCCGATCACCATGATGTACACCCTGGGGCACGACTTCATGCCGCCGGGAATCCATGCGGGAGGTCTGCGCTACCACGGCGAGTCCGCCCTCATCTCGCAGCTCTACCACGCCGGCGAGATCGAGGCGAAGTCGTACAAGCAGAACGCCTGCTTCGAGGGGGCGCTCCTCTTCGCCAGGAGCGAGGGGATCGTGCCGGCGCCGGAATCCTCGCACGCCGTGCGCGCCGCCATCGACGAGGCGGTGCTGGCCAAGGAGGAAGGGAAGGAGAAGACAATCCTGTTCGGGCTCTCCGGTCACGGCCAGCTCGACATGATGGCCTACGACGCTTACCTCTCTGGGGCGCTGGAGGACTTCGAGTACCCTGAGGAGATGATCCGGCAGTCGCTGGAGCGGCTTCCGAAGGTGTCGTTCTAG
- the serA gene encoding phosphoglycerate dehydrogenase has protein sequence MKIIVTDEVAQEGLALLQRDPRVQMDIKLGLKKEELYAIIGDYDVIITRSGTTVDKPLLDAATKLKMVARAGVGVDNVDVDYASAKGVIVVNAPFGNTNSAAEHAMALLLSFCRNVTKANSSLKGGAWKRAPFTGYELKGRTAGVIGLGKVGGRVATRLKAFECEVLACDPYIAEKRAHDLGVKLVSLDEIIRVCDIITVHTPLTAETKGMIGKKELAAMKEGVIVINAARGGIINEEAMLEALDSGKVAGAAFDVWSQEPPDTETLKKLIGHEKMVVTPHLGANTFEAQVNVAVDVSREILHYLDEQPLENAINIPRFDAALMGQMRPYLNLMNVLSDFVIQLADTNLNKITFTYTGNLAQYDCTPITVLGLASLLNRRVEQDVNMVNAQLVADSMGIVVEEVKSSQTEAFSNMITITIEGPGEKRLISGTLFEGVPRIVKLRDYQMDFRPEEHMLLMAYGDRPGIIGKIGTILGAREINIASMNLGRREKKGEAMVILSLDSAVSPEVVEEVRAATEATFVKPLYLVTAK, from the coding sequence ATGAAGATTATCGTAACCGATGAAGTGGCTCAGGAAGGACTGGCACTTTTGCAGCGCGACCCGCGCGTGCAGATGGACATCAAGCTGGGACTGAAGAAGGAAGAGCTTTACGCGATCATTGGTGATTACGACGTTATCATCACCAGAAGCGGCACCACCGTGGACAAGCCCCTGCTTGACGCAGCGACCAAGCTGAAAATGGTCGCGCGCGCCGGCGTCGGCGTCGACAACGTGGATGTCGACTATGCCTCCGCCAAGGGCGTCATCGTCGTCAATGCACCTTTCGGCAACACCAACAGCGCGGCGGAACACGCCATGGCGCTGCTGCTTTCCTTCTGCCGCAACGTCACCAAGGCAAACTCGTCCCTCAAGGGAGGCGCCTGGAAGCGCGCTCCTTTCACCGGCTACGAGCTCAAAGGGCGCACCGCCGGCGTCATCGGCCTAGGCAAGGTAGGGGGGAGGGTCGCCACCCGCCTCAAGGCCTTCGAGTGCGAAGTCCTTGCCTGCGACCCGTACATCGCCGAGAAAAGGGCGCATGACCTTGGCGTGAAGCTGGTGTCTCTGGACGAGATCATCCGCGTCTGCGACATCATCACCGTACACACCCCGCTTACCGCTGAGACCAAGGGCATGATCGGCAAGAAAGAACTCGCCGCCATGAAGGAAGGGGTCATCGTCATCAACGCGGCGCGCGGCGGCATCATCAACGAGGAGGCTATGCTCGAGGCGCTCGATTCCGGCAAGGTGGCCGGCGCGGCCTTCGACGTATGGAGCCAGGAGCCCCCCGACACCGAGACCCTGAAGAAGCTGATCGGCCACGAGAAGATGGTGGTCACGCCGCACCTTGGGGCCAACACCTTCGAGGCGCAGGTGAACGTGGCGGTGGACGTCTCCCGCGAGATCCTCCATTACCTCGACGAGCAACCGCTGGAAAACGCGATTAACATCCCGAGGTTCGACGCGGCGCTCATGGGGCAGATGCGCCCCTATCTGAACCTGATGAACGTCTTGTCCGACTTCGTCATCCAGCTGGCCGACACCAACCTGAACAAGATCACCTTCACCTACACCGGCAACCTGGCCCAGTACGACTGCACGCCGATCACGGTCCTGGGGCTTGCCTCACTTTTGAACCGCAGGGTCGAGCAGGACGTGAACATGGTCAACGCGCAGCTCGTGGCGGACAGCATGGGGATCGTGGTCGAGGAGGTGAAGTCCAGCCAGACCGAGGCCTTCTCCAACATGATCACCATCACCATCGAGGGGCCCGGCGAGAAGAGGCTCATCAGCGGCACCCTGTTCGAAGGGGTCCCGCGCATCGTCAAGCTGCGCGACTACCAGATGGACTTCCGCCCGGAAGAGCACATGCTGCTCATGGCCTACGGAGACCGTCCGGGGATCATCGGCAAGATCGGCACCATCCTGGGCGCCCGCGAAATCAACATCGCCTCGATGAACCTAGGGCGTCGCGAGAAGAAAGGGGAGGCGATGGTCATCCTCTCTCTCGACTCCGCGGTTTCCCCTGAGGTGGTGGAAGAGGTGAGGGCCGCCACCGAGGCGACCTTCGTGAAGCCGCTCTACCTCGTGACCGCGAAGTAG
- a CDS encoding response regulator → MNGEPLCILLVEDNPDHAELAMRNLNDGKLANKIFHVEDGEAALDFLNHRGIYDDPRQFPRPHLILLDLRLPKVDGIEVLKAVKGSEELKAIPVVILTTSAAERDLAQAYQNYANSYLTKPVDFDSFSELLRDMGFYWLAWNKRPW, encoded by the coding sequence ATGAACGGCGAACCGCTTTGCATCCTGCTGGTCGAGGACAACCCCGATCACGCCGAACTGGCTATGCGCAACCTGAACGACGGCAAACTCGCCAACAAGATCTTCCATGTCGAGGACGGCGAGGCCGCGCTGGATTTTCTGAACCACAGGGGGATCTATGACGACCCGCGGCAGTTTCCGCGCCCTCACCTGATCCTTCTGGACCTGCGCCTGCCCAAGGTGGACGGCATAGAAGTGCTCAAGGCTGTGAAGGGCTCGGAGGAGTTGAAGGCCATTCCCGTGGTGATACTCACCACCTCGGCTGCCGAGCGCGACCTTGCCCAGGCCTATCAGAATTACGCCAACAGCTACCTGACCAAGCCGGTGGATTTCGATTCCTTCAGCGAGCTTTTGCGCGACATGGGGTTCTACTGGCTGGCCTGGAACAAGCGCCCCTGGTAA
- a CDS encoding phosphoribosylanthranilate isomerase: MTKVKICGITSLDDALMAVEAGADALGFVFFEKSPRCLGPDAAARIIRELPPFIQVVGLFVNAELDFVNRTADTCGLDLVQLHGEESPAYCGLVRRRVMKAFRVRGPETLAALPDYKVSAYLLDAYSPVSHGGTGERFDWEHAVAAKEQGRIVLAGGLNPENVAQAVAQVAPYAVDVSSGVELSPGRKDHDKVRRFIAEAKKVAIP, translated from the coding sequence ATGACAAAGGTCAAGATATGTGGCATAACATCGCTTGATGATGCTCTCATGGCGGTTGAGGCCGGTGCCGACGCCCTCGGTTTCGTCTTCTTCGAGAAGTCCCCGCGCTGCTTGGGTCCGGATGCCGCCGCGAGGATCATCCGGGAGCTCCCCCCTTTCATCCAGGTAGTGGGGCTCTTTGTCAACGCCGAGCTCGATTTCGTCAACCGCACCGCCGACACCTGCGGGCTCGACCTGGTCCAGTTGCACGGCGAAGAAAGCCCGGCGTACTGCGGCCTCGTGCGCAGGAGGGTGATGAAGGCGTTCCGAGTGCGCGGCCCCGAGACTCTCGCCGCACTTCCCGATTACAAGGTCTCGGCCTACCTCCTCGACGCCTACTCCCCGGTTTCCCACGGCGGGACCGGCGAGCGCTTCGACTGGGAACACGCCGTGGCCGCCAAGGAACAGGGGAGGATCGTCCTGGCCGGCGGGCTCAACCCGGAAAACGTGGCCCAGGCTGTAGCCCAGGTCGCCCCCTACGCGGTGGACGTCTCCAGCGGGGTGGAGCTTTCGCCCGGCCGCAAGGACCACGACAAGGTCAGGCGCTTCATCGCCGAGGCCAAGAAAGTTGCCATACCGTGA
- the trpC gene encoding indole-3-glycerol phosphate synthase TrpC — protein MTQLPDVLKKIVDYKQGEVAAMKAEVPLIEIMDRLAELEDHPRGFQAALINSLSSGWTPIIAEVKKGSPSKGLIRPDFDPLQIARTYQENGATCLSVLTDEHFFMGHLSYLATIREEVSLPLLRKDFIFDPYQIYQARAAGADAILLIAAMLDLHQLRDFSALAQELSMDVLLEVHDEKELETALQTDCTLIGVNNRDLRSFVVDIATSERLAALVPQGRLVVAESGINRREEIVHLMSKGLHAFLIGESLMREEDFGAKLRELLG, from the coding sequence ATGACGCAGCTCCCCGATGTGCTGAAGAAGATAGTCGATTACAAGCAGGGCGAAGTCGCCGCCATGAAGGCGGAGGTGCCGCTCATCGAGATCATGGACCGGCTCGCCGAGCTGGAGGACCATCCGCGCGGGTTCCAGGCGGCTCTCATCAACTCGCTTTCTTCCGGCTGGACCCCCATTATCGCCGAGGTAAAGAAGGGGTCCCCCTCCAAGGGGCTGATCCGGCCGGATTTCGACCCGCTGCAGATCGCCCGCACCTACCAGGAAAACGGCGCCACCTGCCTCTCCGTCCTCACCGACGAACACTTCTTCATGGGGCACCTGAGCTACCTCGCCACGATCCGGGAGGAGGTCTCGCTCCCGCTTTTGCGCAAGGACTTCATCTTTGACCCTTACCAGATCTACCAGGCCCGCGCCGCCGGGGCCGACGCCATCCTCTTGATCGCCGCGATGCTGGATCTCCACCAGCTGCGTGACTTCTCCGCGCTGGCCCAGGAGCTCTCCATGGACGTGCTCCTCGAGGTGCACGACGAGAAGGAGCTGGAGACCGCCCTGCAGACCGACTGCACCCTGATCGGCGTCAACAACCGGGATCTCAGGAGCTTCGTGGTGGACATTGCCACCTCCGAGCGGCTGGCCGCGCTGGTGCCACAGGGACGTCTGGTGGTTGCGGAAAGCGGCATCAACAGGCGCGAGGAGATCGTGCACCTCATGTCGAAGGGGCTGCACGCCTTCCTGATCGGCGAGTCGCTGATGCGCGAGGAAGATTTCGGCGCTAAGCTGCGCGAACTGCTGGGTTAA
- a CDS encoding anthranilate synthase component II has product MLLMIDNYDSFTYNIVQYLGELGEEVRVYRNDKITLAEIEAMAPDRIVISPGPCSPEEAGISVEVVRHFAGRIPILGVCLGHQSIGYAFGGRIVKSATLMHGKTSPILHDGKGLFAGLPNPFAATRYHSLIVERESLPAELEVTAWVAEGEIMGMRHRTLPIWGVQFHPESILTEGGMELLQNFLQMTK; this is encoded by the coding sequence ATGCTCCTGATGATAGACAACTACGACTCCTTCACCTACAACATCGTCCAGTACCTGGGCGAACTGGGCGAAGAGGTCCGGGTGTACCGAAACGACAAGATCACCCTGGCCGAAATCGAGGCTATGGCGCCCGATCGCATCGTGATCTCGCCGGGGCCGTGCTCGCCGGAGGAGGCAGGTATCTCGGTAGAGGTGGTGCGTCACTTCGCCGGGCGCATCCCGATCCTAGGCGTCTGCCTCGGGCACCAGTCCATCGGCTACGCCTTCGGCGGCAGGATCGTCAAGAGCGCGACGCTCATGCACGGCAAGACCTCGCCGATACTGCACGACGGCAAGGGGCTCTTCGCCGGCCTTCCCAACCCGTTTGCGGCCACGCGCTACCACTCGCTGATCGTCGAGCGCGAGTCCCTTCCCGCTGAACTCGAGGTGACCGCGTGGGTGGCCGAGGGGGAGATCATGGGGATGCGGCACCGCACCCTCCCGATCTGGGGAGTACAGTTCCACCCAGAGTCCATCCTTACCGAGGGTGGTATGGAGCTTTTGCAAAACTTTCTGCAGATGACGAAGTAA
- a CDS encoding response regulator, with product MDPSSQVKKILIVEDDDSHAELIRRGFCENSELYQLTVATSLQEALASVQSQNFDIVLTDYLLPDGSGVDLVQKSARITPVVIMTSHGNEQLAVDAMKAGALDYVVKMPEVFGAMPRIVERALREWELMLEHKQAEEALLLQTRRLEHEVAERQLAQEALQAQALLLQNEIAERRQAQETLRLSEEKFSKAFDNAPMIMTITTRESGTFLDVNNRFLEVSGWDRSEVIGKSTTEVGWISSADRALLFESLNRDGHISGMALNLHPRGGRTIKAELYIETITVDGRERLLGIAIDVTERHKLEEQLRHSQKLEAVGLLAGGVAHDFNNILTVIGGYCEMLKLDLAPDTPLREKLMQISAAAERASNLTRSLLAFSRKGEVKAAPADLNLLVRGVERFLQRIIGEDITLSTSVPERSIWAVVDSGQIDQVLMNLAANARDAMPKGGRLFVELQHQEIDAAFVHAHGFGTPGEYALLTVSDTGEGMDEETRNRIFDPFFTTKVAGKGTGLGLAIVYGIVIQHKGFVNVYSEPGVGTTFRIYLPLVQPEKDCRSEAVAVEPCVRGSETILVAEDDPHVLDLVTSVLGQYGYSIIHAANGAEAVEKFRENDRIKLVLMDIIMPVMNGKEAADQIRRLRPEARILFTSGYTAEIIMSRCDLEEGAELIMKPVKPALLLKKVREMLDLTAQESSRGGGT from the coding sequence ATGGACCCTTCATCCCAAGTCAAGAAGATCCTCATAGTGGAAGACGACGATTCCCACGCGGAACTGATCAGGAGAGGTTTCTGCGAGAATTCCGAGCTGTATCAGCTGACGGTAGCCACCAGTTTGCAGGAGGCGCTCGCCTCAGTGCAGAGCCAGAATTTCGACATCGTGCTCACCGACTACCTCCTTCCCGATGGCAGCGGCGTGGACCTGGTGCAGAAGTCGGCGCGGATCACGCCAGTGGTGATCATGACCTCCCACGGCAACGAGCAGCTTGCCGTGGATGCCATGAAGGCGGGTGCGCTGGACTACGTGGTCAAGATGCCGGAGGTCTTCGGCGCCATGCCGCGCATCGTGGAGCGCGCCCTGCGTGAATGGGAGCTGATGCTCGAACACAAGCAGGCCGAGGAGGCGCTTTTGTTGCAGACGCGCCGCCTGGAACACGAGGTGGCCGAGCGGCAGTTGGCCCAGGAAGCGCTGCAAGCCCAGGCCTTGCTGCTGCAAAACGAGATCGCGGAGCGCCGCCAGGCCCAGGAGACCCTGCGGCTCTCCGAGGAGAAGTTCTCCAAGGCCTTCGACAACGCTCCCATGATCATGACCATCACGACACGGGAAAGCGGCACCTTCCTCGACGTCAACAACCGGTTCCTGGAAGTCTCCGGTTGGGACAGGTCGGAGGTCATCGGCAAGAGCACCACCGAGGTCGGCTGGATCAGCAGCGCCGACCGCGCCCTCCTGTTCGAGAGCCTGAACCGGGACGGGCATATTTCCGGCATGGCGCTCAACCTGCACCCGCGCGGGGGACGCACCATCAAGGCCGAGCTCTACATCGAGACCATAACGGTGGACGGCCGCGAGCGCCTCTTGGGGATCGCCATCGACGTCACCGAGCGGCATAAGCTCGAAGAGCAGTTGCGCCATTCCCAGAAGCTGGAGGCGGTAGGCCTGCTGGCGGGAGGGGTGGCGCACGACTTCAACAACATCCTCACCGTGATCGGCGGGTACTGCGAGATGCTGAAGCTGGACCTTGCTCCGGACACCCCACTGCGCGAAAAGTTGATGCAGATATCCGCCGCCGCCGAGCGCGCCTCGAACCTTACCCGGAGCCTGCTCGCTTTCAGCCGCAAGGGGGAGGTAAAGGCGGCCCCGGCCGACCTGAACCTGCTGGTGCGCGGGGTGGAGAGGTTCCTGCAACGCATCATCGGCGAAGATATCACCCTCTCCACCTCTGTACCCGAGCGCTCCATCTGGGCTGTGGTGGATTCGGGACAGATAGACCAGGTGTTGATGAACCTGGCGGCCAATGCCAGGGACGCCATGCCCAAGGGGGGGCGCCTGTTCGTGGAGCTGCAGCACCAGGAGATCGATGCGGCCTTCGTGCACGCGCACGGTTTCGGCACCCCAGGCGAATATGCGCTGCTAACCGTATCCGACACCGGGGAGGGGATGGACGAGGAGACCAGGAACCGGATCTTCGATCCCTTTTTCACCACAAAGGTGGCGGGGAAGGGGACCGGCCTGGGGCTCGCCATCGTCTACGGCATCGTTATCCAGCACAAGGGGTTCGTCAACGTCTACAGCGAGCCCGGGGTGGGCACGACCTTCCGCATCTACCTCCCCCTGGTGCAGCCGGAAAAGGACTGCCGCAGCGAGGCCGTCGCCGTCGAGCCTTGTGTGCGGGGGAGCGAAACCATCCTCGTGGCCGAGGACGACCCGCACGTTCTGGACCTCGTGACGAGCGTCCTCGGGCAGTACGGCTACAGCATCATCCATGCGGCCAACGGGGCGGAAGCGGTGGAGAAGTTCCGGGAAAACGACCGGATAAAGCTGGTGCTGATGGACATCATCATGCCGGTTATGAACGGCAAGGAAGCCGCGGACCAGATCAGGCGCCTGCGGCCGGAGGCGCGGATCCTGTTCACCAGCGGCTACACGGCTGAGATCATCATGAGCAGATGCGATTTGGAAGAGGGCGCGGAACTGATCATGAAGCCGGTGAAACCTGCCCTGCTGCTCAAAAAAGTGCGGGAGATGCTGGACCTGACGGCTCAGGAATCAAGCAGGGGAGGGGGAACATGA
- the trpD gene encoding anthranilate phosphoribosyltransferase, with protein MIRKAIARVVERQDLSEAEMIEVMDQVMSGGATPAQIASFITALRMKGETVDEITGAARVMRDRALPIRVGKSVLGIDRDDINLDRETILDTCGTGGSGTNSFNISTTVAFIVSACGVKVAKHGNRAVSSSCGSADVLEALGVNLDVTPEVVERSIAQIGIGFLFAPALHGAMKHAIGPRREIGIRTIFNILGPLTNPAGADCQVLGVYREDLVEKLALVLKKLGCSRGFVVHGCDGMDEVTLTGESTVAEISADGVKLYKVAPEQFGLERAPLTELHGGDAQGNAVIVRDILSGKDGAKRRIVLLNAGYALVATGKAKDVAEGIRLAAETIDSGAAMKQLERLVALTNEAE; from the coding sequence ATGATTCGCAAGGCAATCGCACGCGTGGTGGAGAGGCAGGATCTTTCTGAAGCCGAGATGATCGAGGTGATGGACCAGGTGATGTCCGGCGGTGCCACACCTGCCCAGATCGCGTCTTTCATCACCGCCCTCAGGATGAAGGGGGAGACGGTCGACGAGATCACCGGCGCCGCGCGCGTGATGCGCGACCGGGCGCTTCCCATCCGGGTCGGCAAGAGCGTGCTCGGCATCGACCGCGACGACATCAACCTCGACCGAGAGACCATCCTCGACACCTGCGGCACCGGCGGCAGCGGCACCAACAGCTTCAATATCTCCACCACCGTGGCCTTCATCGTATCCGCCTGCGGCGTCAAGGTCGCCAAGCACGGCAACCGCGCGGTCTCCTCTTCCTGCGGCTCGGCCGACGTCCTGGAGGCCCTGGGGGTCAACCTCGACGTCACCCCCGAGGTGGTCGAGCGGAGCATCGCCCAGATCGGCATCGGCTTTCTCTTTGCCCCCGCCCTGCACGGCGCCATGAAGCACGCCATCGGCCCCAGGCGCGAGATCGGCATCCGCACCATCTTCAACATCCTTGGCCCCCTTACCAACCCCGCCGGCGCGGACTGCCAGGTGCTCGGCGTCTACCGGGAGGACCTGGTGGAGAAACTGGCGCTGGTCCTGAAAAAGCTCGGCTGCAGCCGCGGCTTCGTGGTGCACGGCTGTGACGGCATGGACGAGGTTACCCTGACCGGGGAGAGCACCGTCGCCGAGATCTCCGCTGACGGCGTCAAGCTCTACAAGGTCGCCCCGGAGCAGTTCGGACTGGAGCGCGCCCCGCTCACCGAGCTCCACGGCGGCGACGCGCAGGGAAACGCGGTGATCGTGAGGGACATCCTCTCCGGCAAGGACGGCGCCAAGAGGCGCATCGTCCTCTTGAACGCTGGGTACGCCCTGGTCGCCACAGGGAAAGCGAAGGACGTCGCCGAGGGGATCCGTCTCGCCGCCGAGACCATCGACTCCGGTGCCGCCATGAAGCAGCTGGAGCGGCTGGTCGCGCTCACCAACGAGGCGGAATAA
- a CDS encoding c-type heme family protein → MIKEKNRIRSFALLLAGFWTIAIAVSFAWLYHHESEKVVEVARAEARAAFDKDALFRSWGNRHGGVYVEVTEATPPNPYLAHVPDREITTPSGKRLTLMNPAYMLRQVFELADGQKDLIRGHITSLKPLRPANAPDPWEAKALRQFENGAKEVSEVQQMWGQDHLRLMRPFLMEQGCLKCHGGQGYKVGDVRGGVSVSVPLNVKKGLANSAVAVGLISYGLLWTFGIGIIVIGSMVLSRNLKTLEDSEERYRTVANYTADWEYWQWLDGSFRYISPSCKEVSDYSHEEFHSDPGLMQRIIHPDDLAAFVDHSHAAKKGKAVAIDFRIVRRDGEVRWISHVCQMVYTSEGAENGIRASNRDITDRKKAEAALKEQALLLENEVRERMVREVELEAKNAELERFTYTVSHDLKSPLITIKGFAGAVLKDIEAGNLSRLDSDVKRIMGAADKMAALLSDLLELSRIGRIMNPPSRIEMNLLAEEVLAQLSGPISQGGVKVVLQPGLPAVWGDAPRIAEVLQNLVENAVKYMGNQLQPLVEIGMREVEQEQVFWVRDNGMGIPQQYHETVFGLFNKLDSHSEGTGIGLALARRIVEFHGGRLWVESEGRGLGSTFCFTVGSKPPDADDTEIKGGTS, encoded by the coding sequence ATGATCAAGGAGAAAAACCGGATCCGCAGCTTCGCGCTGTTATTGGCCGGTTTTTGGACCATAGCCATCGCGGTCTCGTTTGCCTGGCTTTACCATCACGAATCTGAAAAAGTGGTGGAAGTGGCACGGGCCGAGGCGCGGGCCGCCTTCGATAAGGACGCGCTATTCCGCAGCTGGGGCAACAGGCACGGCGGCGTCTACGTGGAGGTGACCGAGGCCACGCCCCCGAACCCGTACCTCGCCCACGTCCCCGACCGTGAAATCACCACCCCCTCCGGAAAGCGGCTCACCCTCATGAACCCCGCCTACATGTTGCGGCAGGTTTTCGAGCTTGCGGATGGGCAAAAGGATCTGATCCGCGGTCACATAACCAGTCTCAAGCCGCTGCGCCCGGCAAACGCCCCGGACCCATGGGAGGCGAAGGCGCTGCGCCAATTCGAGAACGGGGCAAAGGAGGTGAGCGAGGTCCAGCAGATGTGGGGGCAGGACCATCTGAGGCTCATGCGGCCCTTCCTGATGGAGCAGGGCTGCCTCAAGTGCCACGGGGGCCAGGGATACAAGGTCGGGGACGTGCGCGGAGGTGTCAGCGTCTCTGTCCCGCTCAACGTCAAAAAGGGCCTTGCCAACAGCGCCGTCGCCGTCGGGTTGATCAGCTACGGCCTGCTCTGGACCTTCGGCATAGGGATAATCGTGATTGGGAGCATGGTCCTGTCCAGGAATCTGAAGACCCTGGAGGATAGCGAGGAGCGCTACCGCACCGTGGCGAACTACACAGCGGACTGGGAATACTGGCAGTGGCTCGACGGCTCCTTCAGGTACATCTCCCCCTCCTGCAAGGAGGTTTCCGATTACAGCCACGAGGAGTTCCATAGCGACCCTGGGCTCATGCAGCGGATCATCCACCCTGACGACCTCGCTGCTTTCGTCGACCATAGCCATGCGGCCAAGAAAGGGAAGGCCGTGGCCATCGATTTCCGCATCGTCAGGCGAGACGGCGAAGTGAGGTGGATCTCCCACGTCTGCCAGATGGTTTACACCAGCGAAGGTGCCGAAAACGGCATCCGCGCCAGCAACCGGGACATCACCGACCGCAAGAAGGCGGAAGCGGCGCTTAAGGAGCAGGCGCTTCTTTTGGAAAACGAGGTGCGCGAGAGGATGGTGCGCGAGGTGGAGTTGGAGGCGAAAAACGCAGAGCTTGAGCGCTTCACCTACACGGTGTCCCACGACTTGAAGAGCCCGCTCATCACCATCAAGGGTTTCGCGGGGGCCGTGCTGAAGGACATCGAGGCGGGCAACCTATCGCGTCTGGATTCCGACGTGAAAAGGATCATGGGGGCGGCGGACAAGATGGCTGCGCTTTTAAGCGACCTCCTGGAGCTCTCCAGGATCGGCAGGATCATGAACCCTCCCAGCCGCATCGAGATGAACCTCCTGGCAGAGGAGGTTCTGGCGCAGCTTTCCGGCCCGATCTCGCAGGGTGGGGTGAAGGTGGTACTGCAGCCGGGGCTCCCCGCCGTGTGGGGCGACGCCCCGCGTATCGCAGAGGTGCTGCAAAACCTGGTCGAAAACGCGGTGAAGTACATGGGGAACCAGCTGCAGCCACTGGTGGAGATCGGCATGCGGGAAGTGGAGCAGGAACAGGTGTTCTGGGTGCGGGACAACGGCATGGGCATCCCGCAGCAGTATCACGAAACCGTGTTCGGACTCTTCAACAAGCTCGACTCCCACTCCGAGGGAACCGGGATAGGGCTCGCGCTCGCGCGCCGCATCGTCGAATTCCACGGCGGAAGGCTCTGGGTGGAATCGGAGGGGAGGGGGCTTGGCAGCACCTTCTGCTTCACCGTGGGGAGCAAGCCCCCCGATGCCGATGACACTGAGATAAAAGGAGGGACATCATGA